The Leptospira harrisiae genome segment TTTTTCGAAATCAATAAGTAAGAAAAATTCTTGATAAAAAGATTTCTTTCAATAAAATTAATTTGATCAAAAAGCGACTACGCATAACAGCACCAAATCGCTACGCTTCGGCCTCGATTAGCCTAGTTCGTTATGCGAAAGTCGTTAAATTCCAATGAAAATTAATAAAATATATGGAAAAATCAAAAGACTAGTTACAAAACCGTTCTCATATTTTATTCCTTTAAACAAAAAGGAAATTGCTCTTTTAGAATATAACTTCGAATTTTATAGGAAACTAACTGGAACAGAAAGGAAGGAGTATAATTTTCTCATTAAACATTTTAAACTCTCGAAATCTATAAAATCTACGTCAGATATCACCTTAACTAAATATCATAAAACTTTTCTGGCATGCGCCGCTGTAAGACTTATACGCAAAATTGGATTGAGACATTATGATTATATTAATAATATTATCGTTTTTCCCGACAAATTTGAAACTAACGAATTCCAATTCAAACTTGACGGAGTAACTGGAGATAACGGATCTATTGGGTTATCTTGGAAAGCAATAATCAGAGGTATTTCAAATTCAAATGACGGTGACTGTGTTATCACACATGAATTTGCTCATGCGATTGATCTTTTATCCGGTGGTTTCGATGGTATTCCACAATTAAACGCTGATAGAGAAATTAATAACTGGGAAAATCTAATTATCAAAGATTTTCAACAATTAAAGAATGAAATTAAACATCTATTCTCATATATTGAAGATGAATCGGAATTTTTTGCATATCTTAGTGAATATTTCTTTGAAAATCCTAAACGTTTCAGGGAAAGGTTGCCAAAAATCTTTGATCTATTTAATAGATTTTATCAAGAATATGATGTTCATCAATAACGACTACCACATAACATCTCTTGGTAAATACCACCTGGCACTCACCCCTATCAGAGTCAGTGCCATCTTTCATCCTTCACAACTCCTGATCTCTTACTGATTCATCTCCACCAAGGTTTCAAAAAGAATTTTAGTCCCCAGTTCCAAATTATCAATGGTCATGTTTTCGTTTTTACCATGCATCCCATCTATGTCTTCCGATTTGAGAACCGCAGGAATCAATCCGTATGATTTAATTCCTAACCTTCTCAAGTAGGAATTGTCTGTTTTTCCAGGAGAAAGAAATGGAGTTACCGTACTATTGGGAAACTTTTTGACAGACACAGCTGCCAAAGTGCTAAAAAGTCGAGTGTTGATGGGAGATATGTCAGTTGGATTGATATCGGTAAAAGTAATTTCCGCATTGTATTTAGCGGCAATGGTTTTTACTTTATTGGCAAATTCTTCAATATCAACACCGGGTAAAGTTCTGATGTCGAGTCTTCCTGAGGCTTCCCCTGCAATTACGTTTTCTCCCCCTTCGCCTTCTGTGGTTCTAAAACCAGTAATGGATTTGGTGTTTGTCGTCATTGCCGTTAGGTGACGATTGCTTCGGATGGTCCCGTGTAGCAATGGTTTGATCAATGGGTTTCTGGCATTCTTTAAAAAAAATGAATTTGGAAAGGAACTGATTGTCCCGAGTTGGTAAAAAAATGCATCGGTTTCCGAGGTGATACGAATATCAGATTCGAGTTCTCTGACTTCGT includes the following:
- a CDS encoding M90 family metallopeptidase; this encodes MKINKIYGKIKRLVTKPFSYFIPLNKKEIALLEYNFEFYRKLTGTERKEYNFLIKHFKLSKSIKSTSDITLTKYHKTFLACAAVRLIRKIGLRHYDYINNIIVFPDKFETNEFQFKLDGVTGDNGSIGLSWKAIIRGISNSNDGDCVITHEFAHAIDLLSGGFDGIPQLNADREINNWENLIIKDFQQLKNEIKHLFSYIEDESEFFAYLSEYFFENPKRFRERLPKIFDLFNRFYQEYDVHQ